A window of Rhinatrema bivittatum chromosome 2, aRhiBiv1.1, whole genome shotgun sequence contains these coding sequences:
- the RRS1 gene encoding ribosome biogenesis regulatory protein homolog — protein sequence MAAPPVEELLARAEEEEAASLRQITVCKELELEFDLGNLLAVDPNPPEAGELRRRGDFLRTLARGNTQLLVNRLWQVPSERVQETVVVRLPEPALRLPREKPPPRARPPTRWEEFAKLKGIRKRKRGNLVWDEAHGEWRRRWGYQRANDDTKDWLIEVPATADPAEDQFAKRLRAKKERVARNELSRLRNIARSQGHNPAAPPPPGAPRSRAELGKALHVARRATASAGKFQARLPGEKEQPRGAGKKRQFQPVLGDLAAEKRRQLELLGTLGSKQPRIDVTRAANKQLREDEREAASAKSKKRPGKGRKKRAIAGKGAGGPRAGKRAKSRAGKRSKKGQ from the coding sequence atggcagcgccgccagtggaggagctgttgGCTCGGGCCGAGGAAGAGGAGGCTGCGAGCCTGCGGCAGATTACGGTGTGCAAGGAGCTGGAGCTCGAGTTCGACCTGGGCAACCTGCTGGCAGTGGACCCCAACCCGCCCGAAGCGGGCGAGCTCCGCCGGCGCGGCGACTTCCTGCGCACGCTGGCCCGGGGCAACACGCAGCTGCTGGTAAACCGGCTGTGGCAGGTGCCCAGCGAGCGGGTGCAAGAGACCGTGGTAGTCCGCCTGCCCGAGCCCGCCCTGCGCCTGCCGCGCGAGAAGCCCCCGCCGCGAGCCCGGCCGCCCACCCGCTGGGAGGAATTCGCCAAGCTGAAGGGCATCCGTAAGCGAAAAAGGGGCAACCTGGTATGGGACGAGGCGCACGGCGAGTGGCGGCGACGTTGGGGCTACCAGCGGGCCAATGACGATACCAAGGACTGGCTGATCGAGGTGCCCGCCACCGCCGATCCCGCCGAGGACCAGTTCGCCAAGCGACTGCGGGCCAAGAAGGAGAGAGTGGCACGGAACGAGCTCAGCCGGCTGAGGAACATCGCGCGCTCGCAGGGGCACAATCCGGCGGCGCCGCCGCCGCCCGGCGCTCCCCGATCCCGGGCCGAGCTGGGCAAGGCGCTGCACGTGGCCCGGCGAGCCACCGCCTCCGCCGGCAAGTTCCAGGCGCGGTTGCCAGGCGAGAAGGAGCAGCCCCGCGGCGCGGGCAAAAAGAGGCAATTCCAGCCCGTGCTGGGGGATTTGGCGGCCGAGAAGAGGCGGCAACTGGAGCTGCTGGGCACCCTGGGCAGTAAGCAGCCGCGGATAGACGTGACCCGGGCCGCCAACAAGCAGTTGCGGGAGGACGAGCGAGAGGCAGCGTCGGCAAAAAGCAAGAAGCGACCGGGGAAAGGCAGGAAGAAGCGGGCAATTGCCGGGAAAGGGGCAGGCGGGCCGCGGGCTGGCAAGAGAGCAAAGAGCCGAGCAGGGAAACGGAGCAAAAAGGGACAGTAA